In Oxobacter pfennigii, a genomic segment contains:
- a CDS encoding uroporphyrinogen decarboxylase family protein has product MLTKRQNLLETIRGGNPDRFVNQWEAFGLVSGDPIAAKSPRPLKGQEIVNSWGVTIRFPENTPGPFPVHDYEHKVIKDITKWKETVKAPSLDAPTEAWDAIKAQAAAVDRNEKFLAMTIAPGIFEQVHYLMGMDDTLLNFYEEPEAMHELIDFITDWKIEYSKLLVKHIKPEVIIHHDDWGSQINSFLSPEMFAEFIVPAFKKLYGFYKANGVQLIVHHSDSYGANLVPYMIEMGIDIWQGAMTANNIPKLIKKYGGQISFMGDINNGVVDVSDWTPELIAREVERACRSCGKLYFIPNTTMGGPMSTYPGVYEAVSAEIDRMNKILF; this is encoded by the coding sequence ATGTTAACAAAGAGACAGAATCTTTTAGAAACTATCAGAGGAGGAAATCCGGATAGATTCGTCAATCAGTGGGAGGCATTCGGACTTGTATCAGGTGATCCGATTGCTGCTAAAAGCCCCAGGCCTTTAAAAGGCCAAGAAATTGTAAATTCATGGGGAGTCACAATCAGATTCCCTGAAAACACGCCTGGGCCTTTCCCTGTACATGACTATGAACACAAAGTAATCAAAGACATCACAAAATGGAAAGAAACAGTAAAAGCACCTTCCCTTGATGCTCCTACTGAAGCCTGGGATGCTATAAAGGCTCAGGCCGCCGCTGTTGACCGTAATGAAAAATTTCTGGCCATGACGATTGCACCAGGTATATTTGAACAGGTTCATTACCTTATGGGTATGGATGACACATTGCTCAACTTCTATGAAGAACCCGAAGCAATGCATGAACTTATTGACTTCATAACTGACTGGAAGATAGAATACTCTAAATTACTTGTTAAACATATCAAGCCTGAAGTTATCATCCACCATGACGACTGGGGCAGCCAGATTAATTCATTCCTTTCTCCTGAAATGTTTGCCGAGTTCATTGTTCCTGCTTTCAAGAAACTATATGGATTCTATAAAGCCAATGGAGTTCAGCTTATAGTTCACCACAGCGATTCATATGGTGCAAACCTAGTTCCATACATGATCGAGATGGGTATTGATATATGGCAGGGAGCCATGACAGCCAATAACATACCTAAACTTATCAAGAAATACGGCGGTCAGATTTCATTCATGGGCGATATCAATAACGGAGTAGTGGATGTATCTGACTGGACACCTGAATTAATAGCCAGGGAAGTCGAGAGAGCCTGCAGAAGCTGCGGAAAGCTATACTTTATTCCTAACACTACAATGGGTGGACCTATGAGCACATATCCCGGTGTATACGAAGCTGTAAGTGCCGAAATAGACAGAATGAACAAGATATTGTTCTAA
- a CDS encoding corrinoid protein: protein MSKIDEIKAGVAAGKTKVVPGLVQEALNEGLQATAILEAMVEAMGVVGDKFSSGEIFVPEMLVAGKAMQKGVEVLKPVLASAGSVSLGKCIIGTVAGDLHDIGKNLVALMIGSAGFDVIDLGVDVPKEKFIETIKANPDVKVVACSALLTTTMPAMKETVEAIKSSGLIGFKVLVGGAPITPEFASSIGADAYARDAGGAAVKAKELV from the coding sequence GTGTCAAAAATTGATGAAATCAAAGCTGGTGTTGCAGCCGGTAAAACCAAAGTCGTTCCTGGTTTAGTACAGGAAGCATTAAATGAGGGACTTCAAGCAACAGCCATACTCGAAGCTATGGTTGAAGCTATGGGAGTAGTAGGTGACAAATTCTCATCAGGAGAAATATTTGTTCCTGAAATGCTCGTTGCAGGTAAAGCAATGCAAAAAGGCGTAGAAGTACTTAAGCCTGTTCTTGCAAGTGCAGGTTCGGTATCCCTTGGAAAATGCATTATAGGAACAGTTGCCGGAGACCTTCATGACATCGGCAAAAACCTTGTTGCTCTTATGATAGGCAGCGCAGGCTTCGATGTTATCGACCTCGGCGTTGACGTTCCAAAAGAAAAATTCATTGAAACAATAAAAGCAAATCCTGATGTAAAAGTAGTAGCTTGCTCAGCACTTTTAACAACAACAATGCCAGCTATGAAAGAGACAGTAGAAGCTATAAAGAGCAGCGGTTTAATAGGATTCAAGGTATTAGTAGGCGGAGCACCTATCACTCCTGAATTCGCATCTTCAATCGGAGCTGACGCTTATGCCCGCGATGCAGGCGGAGCTGCTGTTAAAGCTAAGGAATTAGTATAG